The Primulina eburnea isolate SZY01 chromosome 6, ASM2296580v1, whole genome shotgun sequence genome contains a region encoding:
- the LOC140835408 gene encoding uncharacterized protein, which translates to MKAWMDYPRGSLEYQVGIRNFLRYAFANTSDEVTKPCPCRKCMNSLNHDRETVYEHLMINGILQDYRIWNFHGEKLIVQSHDNMRDEIHASGEVYDIVNHESMGQETLHDVFGMSEGSPTRNENYTTASTSRTPMQSNVEEFYKLVEEGKQPLYAGCTDFSKLTFLVELFQLKVSGKWSDKSFTALLDFLRRVLPPEAQVPNSFYEAKKLISNLGLHYEKIHACPNDCMIYWGNDANEQSCRVCNLSRWKNMHKQPKKSRKLGKKNLQVKTPAKVFWYFPLKPRLQRLFMSSKTSENMQWHSKKRVSDGILRHPADSPAWKTFDERHVDFGADPRNVRLGLATDGFNPFKNQSTSHSTWPVVLMPYNLPPWESMKPHSIILSTLIPGPKAPGNDIDVYLRPLFDELKDLWENGINTYDASNKEMFQMRAALLWTISDFPGLGCLSGWNTYAKNACPTLLIRQMRYT; encoded by the coding sequence ATGAAGGCATGGATGGATTATCCTCGTGGCAGTCTTGAGTATCAGGTGGGAATCCGAAATTTTTTACGTTATGCATTTGCTAACACGAGTGATGAAGTAACGAAACCGTGTCCTTGTCGTAAATGCATGAACTCATTGAATCATGATCGTGAGACAGTATATGAACATTTGATGATAAACGGCATTTTACAAGATTATCGTATTTGGAATTTTCATGGTGAAAAGTTGATTGTGCAATCTCATGATAACATGAGAGATGAGATTCATGCCTCAGGAGAAGTTTATGATATAGTTAACCATGAATCAATGGGACAAGAAACATTACATGATGTATTTGGGATGTCTGAAGGATCACCCACGAGGAATGAAAATTACACTACTGCATCGACAAGTCGTACACCGATGCAGTCTAATGTGGAAGAATTCTATAAATTGGTAGAAGAAGGGAAACAACCGTTATATGCTGGATGCACTGATTTTTCTAAACTGACATTTCTTGTTGAGTTATTTCAGTTGAAAGTGAGTGGAAAATGGAGTGATAAGTCCTTTACAGCATTATTGGATTTTCTTCGACGAGTACTGCCACCTGAAGCACAAGTACCAAATTCATTTTATGAAGCGAAGAAATTAATTTCTAATTTGGGACTTCACTACGAAAAAATACATGCTTGTCCGAatgattgcatgatttattGGGGCAATGATGCTAATGAACAATCTTGCAGAGTATGTAACCTTTCAAGGTGGAAAAACATGCACAAACAACCGAAGAAGTCACGCAAACTCGGAAAGAAAAATCTGCAGGTGAAAACTCCAGCCAAGGTTTTTTGGTATTTTCCATTGAAACCAAGATTACAACGATTATTCATGTCATCTAAGACATCTGAAAATATGCAATGGCATTCTAAGAAACGGGTTTCAGATGGAATTTTAAGGCATCCGGCTGATTCGCCAGCATGGAAGACATTTGATGAGCGGCACGTTGATTTTGGTGCAGATCCTAGAAACGTTCGTTTGGGACTCGCCACCGATGGGTTTAATCCATTTAAAAACCAAAGTACGTCACACAGTACATGGCCTGTTGTTCTAATGCCTTACAATTTGCCACCTTGGGAATCAATGAAACCTCATTCAATTATTTTATCCACCTTAATTCCAGGACCCAAAGCACCTGGAAATGATATTGATGTATATTTACGTCCCTTGTTTGATGAATTGAAAGACTTATGGGAAAATGGGATTAACACTTATGATGCTTCCAACAAAGAAATGTTTCAAATGCGGGCTGCATTGCTTTGGACAATTAGTGACTTTCCAGGTTTGGGATGTTTATCTGGTTGGAACACATATGCCAAGAATGCTTGTCCAACATTGCTGATAAGACAGATGcggtatacttga